AACTTGCCGGACTGGATGTCGGTCAGAACCTCTTTCATGCGGCGCTTGGTTTCCTCGTAAGGCAGGATGCGCGGGCCGCTGACATATTCGCCATATTCGGCAGTGTTGCTGATCGAATAGTTCATATTCGCAATCCCGCCCTCATAGATCAGGTCGACGATCAGCTTGACCTCATGCAGGCACTCGAAATAGGCCATTTCGGGTTCATAGCCAGCCTCGACCAGCGTTTCGAAGCCCATGCGGATCAGTTCGACCAGACCGCCGCACAATACGGCCTGCTCGCCGAACAGGTCGGTTTCGCATTCCTGACGGAAATTGGTTTCGATAATGCCCGAACGACCGCCACCAATGGCCGAGCAATAGGACAGCGCGATATCCATTGCCTTGCCGGTCGCATCGTTATCAACCGCGACCAGACAGGGCACGCCGCCGCCTTTGACATATTCGCCGCGCACGGTGTGGCCGGGGCCTTTCGGGGCCATCATGATGACATCGACGCCGTCTTTCGGCTCAATCAGGCCGAAATGCACGTTCAAACCGTGCGCAAATGCAATCGCCGCGCCTTCGCGCAGATTGTCATGGACGTATTTTTTGTAGGTCTCTGCCTGCAATTCGTCGGGCATGGTGAACATCATCAGGTCGCACCATTTGGCGGCCTCTTCGATGCCCATGACCTGCAGCCCCTCGCCCTCGGCCTTGGCTTTCGACGGAGAACCCTCGCGCAGCGCCACGGCGACATTCTTGGCACCCGAATCGCGCAGGTTCAGCGCGTGGGCATGGCCTTGCGAGCCATAGCCCAGAATGGCGATCTTCTTGTCCTTGATCAGATTCACATCGCAGTCGCGGTCGTAGTAAACACGCATCGTGGCGCTCCTTCTTCTCGGTTTTTCTGATCATGTGATACGAATAATTCCGCTGGAGATCTGTGCAATTTTGGCATTAATATCCTAAAATATGAAAAAATCATGCCCATAAATAAAATGAAGAATAAAAATCATGCCCGATACGACGGATCGCCGCATTCTCCGCCAGCTTCTGGCCGATCCCGATCAGCCTCCGGCATTGCTGGCGGAACGTGCCGGGGTGACGTCGGCTACGCTCTGGCGGCGGATCGAGAAGATGCGTGCAACAGGGATCATTGCCGGGCAGGAAGCGCGGATCGACTGGCGCAAGCTGGGTTATGAGGTTGAGGTCAGTCTGAGATTCACGCTGGATAAAACCAACCCCCGCGCCTTCGACGAATTCACCGCCGCCGCGCGGGAGGTGCCCGAGGTGATCGAGATCCAGACCTTTCTCGGCAGCGTCGATTTCCGCCTGTCGGTGATTGCGCGTGACATGGCGCATTGGCAGGAAATCTATCGCGAACGCATCCTGACCCTGCCGCATGTCGAGGCTAGCGATGCGTTGATGCTGGTTTCAACCATCAAGAACAGTGCGGAGTTGCCGCTGTGACGCCTGACGCGACAGATCTGAAGATCCTGAGGCTTTTGTCGCGGGACGCCACGCTTGGCGCGGCCGAGTTGGGGCGAAGCCTTGGCATGACTCAGCCCGCGACATGGCGGCGGATCAGGCGGCTTCGCGATGAAGGGATCATCTCGGGGCAGCATGTGGTGCTGGACAATGCGGCGCTTGGTTTCGGGGTGACGGTGTTTCTGGGCATTCGGCTGGCGACGAAGGGGCGGACCAGTCTTGAGGAATTCGAACGCGCCGTGACTGCCATCCCCGAGGTGCAGCTTGTACAGCATGTGCTGGGGCAGTTTGATTATCGCCTGAGGATCGTGGCCCGTGACATCGCCGATTTCGAACGCATCCTGCGCCGCCGCATCATGACCCTTCCGGGGCTTGGGCAGGTCGAAGCGAATGTGATGCTGTCGGAAGAGCGCAGGCCGGGGCCGCTGGCAGGGTAGGGCAGAGGTTTCGGGGATATGTGTTGCAGGAGCCGGGTGCATTGCCGGGCTTCAGAACAGCGTCAACTGATCCCCTTTGCGGGGTGGAGGCCCGAAGCGTGAGCGATCCAGCGGCGGCGTGGTTTCGGCATATCCCAGCCGTTTCCGCGCAAGAAGGAAGCGTTTCATCATCAGTTCCGCCTCGATCCCTTCGCCGCGCATCCGGCTGCCGAAGCGCGGATCGTTATCGCGCCCGCCGCGCATCGCATTCACCCGATTCATGACATGCCGCGCCGCATCGGGGTGATGACGGTCCAGCCAGTCCCGGAACAGCGGCGCGACTTCATATGGCAGGCGCAGGGGAATCATGCTGGCATTCGTCGCGCCGGCTTCTCGCGCGGCGTCAAGGATGCGCTCTATTTCCGGCTCGGTCAGGACGGGGATGACGGGGGCGACCATGACGCGGATCTGGATACCTGCCGCCGCCATTTCGCGGATCATCCTGAGGCGGGTGGCCGGAGTCGGGGCGCGTGGCTCCATATTGCGGGCGAGGGTGGCGTCAAGCGTTGTGATCGACACGCCCACATGGACAAGTTGCCGCTTCGCCATTTCCGCCAGCAAGGGCAGGTCTCTCAGCACGGTCTGGCCGCGTGTGACAAGGCTGGCCGGGTGATTCCAGTCCAGAAGGACGCGCCAGAGATCAGGCATGATGCGCCGCTTTGCCTCAACAGGCTGATACGGGTCGGTATTGGTGCCGAAGGCAATCGGAGCGACGCGATAGCCGGGCCGCGCCAGCTCTGCCTCAAGCAGCTTCGCGGCGGTTGGTTTTGCCGTGATCCGGGTTTCAAAATCCAGACCCGGAGACAGCCCCCAATAGGCATGGCTTGGACGCGCGAAACAATAGATGCACCCATGTTCGCATCCGCGATAGGGGTTGATCGAGCGGTCGAAGGGCACATCCGGAGACTGGTTGCGGGTGATGATGCTGCGCGGATATTCGTCCGTCACCTCGGTCCTCAGAAGCCGCGTTTCCTCGACCAGATCCCAGCCGTCATGTTCGCGCTCCGGGTGCAGCCGGTCGAATCGATTCGCCGGGCGCGTATCCGCACCACGGGCTTTCAGCGTTTCGTCGGGATTGCGAGGCGGCAACATGTGATTTGTCTAGAACAAAATAAGAACATTGTCCAGCCAATCAAGGTTTTGGGGTGCGGTTCTTCCCATTCTCCCGCCGGTTGCCCATATTAACGACGAAGGGAGATTTGAGATGCCACTGCCACAATTTCTTCTGATGATCGTTGCCGTCGTTCTTGCCGCTGCTGCAACGCTTTGGTTCAGCCTAGCGAATGGCGTGCCGGTTGTCGGACTGGCCCTGGCGGCTCTGATCGCGGCGGCGGTCCTTCGTTTCACCCGCGACGATCACCGGCTGTAAAGCTCAGCTTTCCAGCTCGGCATCCCAGTAAAGGAAATCCATCCAGGTTTCATGCAGATGGTTCGGCGGAAAGCGGCGGCCCATTTTATGCATGTCCTCGGAACTTGGCTGCTGAGGCGGGCGACGCAGATTCAGCCCGCAATGCCGCAGCGAGCGGTTCGCCTTGCGCAGATTGCAGGGTGAGCAGGCGGCGACCACGTTTTCCCAGCTCGTGACGCCCCCACGGGACCGTGGAACGACGTGATCGAAGGTCAGATCGCCTTTCGATCCGCAATACTGACACTCGAAACCGTCCCTCAGAAAAAGATTGAAGCGCGTGAATGCCACGCGCTTCTGCGGTTTGATATAATCTTTCAGGACAACGACCGACGGTATTCGGAAAGCCTGTCTCTGGCTGTGAACGAATTCATCATATTCGGCGATAATCGACACACGATCCAGAAACACGGCCTTGATCGCTTCCTGCCAGGGCCAAAGCGACAACGGATAATAGCTGAGAGGTCGATAATCCGCGTTAAGAACAAGTGCCGGAAAATGACGCAGCGCGACGGGTTCGCGCACAAACTGCGTCCTGAAATCTGCGTGTTGGTGGTCGTCGAGCATCCGTAGCCCCGCTTTGCAGGTCATTCACCATATCGCCTGAGCCTGACTATATCTCGGGGTAAAGATCAGACAAGCCCCTGAATGTTGTCGAAGTAATATCCTCCGCTCGTGACGCCAATGTGACACGGAACCGGTTCTATGCAGGAAAATGACGCCTATCCTGTCGCGCGATGTATCACGGGCAATGCGCTGAGTCTTCCGGATTTTCGCGGTGGCGGAAATTCCGGCGTCGGGGTGTCCGACCGGGCGTATCCGCTTCTATTCCGGCAGATGTTCCCGAAGAAATTCCAGTGCCGCCTGAAGCCCATCCTGAGAGATGCCGTGGGGCGTTCCCCGCATGACATGGGTCGAGACTCCGAACCCCGCCGCCGCAAGCCCGTCTGCGGCCTTGGCCAGATCGGTGAACGGCACCACCGGGTCCTGATCTCCGTGCAGAAGCAGAACCGGCGGTTTGACCTTGGCCTCGGCGGAAAGAAGTTCCGGGGCCAGAAGCCTGCCGGAAAATCCGATGACGCAGGCAATCTGCTGCGACCTGCGCGGCACCACATGCAGGGCCATCATGGTTCCCTGCGAAAAACCGATCACCGCAAGACGGTCCGCGCCGATCCCTTCGGCCTTTAGAACCGTATCAAGAAATGCATTCACATCCTGCACGGCCTCACCCATCGAGGCGCGGGCCTGTTCCTCGGTCGAGCCGTCCATCCACGGGATCGGAAACCACTGGCGCCCGAACGGGTTTACCGTGCTGCGCTCGGCGGCGTCGGGGGCATAGAAGGCCGTTCCCGGCAGATGCGGACCCAGTACATCAGCGAGGCTCAGAAGATCGGCCCCGTCGGCACCATAGCCGTGCAGGAACACGACGGCACGGGTGGCGTTTTCGGGACCCTTGCGTTCGGATTGCAGTTCGCGCGGCATGATGGTTCCTTCTTGGGGAATGCTGCAAAAGACTTACGCCGGGCCTTGGTTGCCTTCAACCGCAGCGGAACCGATATTTACCAACTCGTCCAGCAGATCTTGCAAGCCGCGTATCGGACCCCATTTCCCTATTGAGCCAATATGAGGAATTTTTGCCGATGAAATGTCCGGTTGATGACGAAACCCTGCTGATGACCACGCGTAACGGAGTCGAGATCGACTATTGCCCGAAATGCCGCGGCGTCTGGCTGGACAGGGGAGAGCTGGACAAGATCATCGAAAGAAGCGCCTCCGAGGCGACACCGCCGGTGACCTTGCGCGAACCGATCCGGGAAGAACAGGCAGCGTTCGGCCATGCCGCAGAGCCGCGCCGCGATATTCCTGAAACGACCCCGCGCAATGAGATGGGCTATCGCGACCGGCTCGACCGGTTTCTGGCCGATGAGCAGCGCCGGGGCGGGCAGGATTCGTTCTATGACCGGGGCATGCACGGACGCGACCATGACGATGATGACGATTATCGCGACGGCTATAAGCGCAAGCACAAGAAGAAGCGTGACAGCTTCCTGAAGGATCTTTTCGACTTCTGAGGCAAGCCGGATCGGGCAGCGACCGCCTGAGACGCGGAGGCCGCCCGAATCGGAGCCGGGCGGCTCAGCCGATCTCCACCGAGTATTTCTCGATCACCGTGTTCGCCAGAAGTCCCTCGCACATGCGGGTGACCTCTGTGCGGGCGGTTTCGGGGTCGGTCTCGTCAAGCTCAAGCTCGATGATCTTGCCCTGACGGACCCCGTTCACGCCCTGATGGCCCAGACTGCCAAGCGCATGTCGGATCGCCTCGCCCTGCGGGTCGAGAACGCCGTCTTTCAGCATGATGGTCACGCGGGCTTTCATGGGTAATCCTCAGTTGATCAGAGTGGGCTTGTTCATGGGCGTGGCATTGGCGGGCATCAGGCCCAACCGGCGCGCGACCTCTGTATAGGCATCGGTCAGATTGCCCAGATCGCGGCGGAAGACATCCTTGTCCAGCTTCTGCCCGGTTTTCACGTCCCAGAGACGGCAGGAATCGGGGCTGATCTCATCGGCCACGATCAGCCGCATGAAATCGCCGTCCCAAATCCGGCCGATCTCGATCTTGAAGTCGATCAGCTTGATGCCGACGCCGAAGAACACACCCGACAGGAAATCGTTCACCCTCAGGGCGAGGCTGACAATATCGTCCAGATCCTGCTGAGACGCCCAACCGAATGCGATGACATATTCCTCGGACACCATCGGATCGCCGAGTTCATCATTCTTGAAGCTGTATTCCACGATGGGGCGGGGAAGCTGCGTGCCTTCCTCAAGCCCCAGACGCTTGGACAGCGAGCCGGCGGCGAAATTGCGCACGATCACTTCAAGCGGAATGATTTCCACCTGCCGGATCAGTTGCTCGCGCATATTGATGCGGCGTATGAAGTGGTTCGGCACGCCGATATTGGTCAGGCCGGACATGAAGAACTCGGACAGGCGGTTATTCAGCACGCCCTTGCCTTCGATGGTCGCCTTTTTCTGCGCGTTGAAGGCGGTGGCGTCGTCCTTGAAATACTGCACCAGCGTACCCGGCTCGGTGCCTTCATACAGGATTTTCGCCTTGCCTTCATAGATCTTCTTGCGCCTTGGTGCCATATGCGGGGCGTCCTTTCAGGGCGGAGTGGGAGTCCGTCATGGCTATAGGCGCAAACAGCGG
This sequence is a window from Paracoccus aerodenitrificans. Protein-coding genes within it:
- the ilvC gene encoding ketol-acid reductoisomerase, yielding MRVYYDRDCDVNLIKDKKIAILGYGSQGHAHALNLRDSGAKNVAVALREGSPSKAKAEGEGLQVMGIEEAAKWCDLMMFTMPDELQAETYKKYVHDNLREGAAIAFAHGLNVHFGLIEPKDGVDVIMMAPKGPGHTVRGEYVKGGGVPCLVAVDNDATGKAMDIALSYCSAIGGGRSGIIETNFRQECETDLFGEQAVLCGGLVELIRMGFETLVEAGYEPEMAYFECLHEVKLIVDLIYEGGIANMNYSISNTAEYGEYVSGPRILPYEETKRRMKEVLTDIQSGKFVRDFMQENAVGQPSFKATRRINDEHQIEQVGAKLREMMPWISKGKMVDKERN
- a CDS encoding Lrp/AsnC family transcriptional regulator; its protein translation is MPDTTDRRILRQLLADPDQPPALLAERAGVTSATLWRRIEKMRATGIIAGQEARIDWRKLGYEVEVSLRFTLDKTNPRAFDEFTAAAREVPEVIEIQTFLGSVDFRLSVIARDMAHWQEIYRERILTLPHVEASDALMLVSTIKNSAELPL
- a CDS encoding Lrp/AsnC family transcriptional regulator, with product MTPDATDLKILRLLSRDATLGAAELGRSLGMTQPATWRRIRRLRDEGIISGQHVVLDNAALGFGVTVFLGIRLATKGRTSLEEFERAVTAIPEVQLVQHVLGQFDYRLRIVARDIADFERILRRRIMTLPGLGQVEANVMLSEERRPGPLAG
- a CDS encoding PA0069 family radical SAM protein, yielding MLPPRNPDETLKARGADTRPANRFDRLHPEREHDGWDLVEETRLLRTEVTDEYPRSIITRNQSPDVPFDRSINPYRGCEHGCIYCFARPSHAYWGLSPGLDFETRITAKPTAAKLLEAELARPGYRVAPIAFGTNTDPYQPVEAKRRIMPDLWRVLLDWNHPASLVTRGQTVLRDLPLLAEMAKRQLVHVGVSITTLDATLARNMEPRAPTPATRLRMIREMAAAGIQIRVMVAPVIPVLTEPEIERILDAAREAGATNASMIPLRLPYEVAPLFRDWLDRHHPDAARHVMNRVNAMRGGRDNDPRFGSRMRGEGIEAELMMKRFLLARKRLGYAETTPPLDRSRFGPPPRKGDQLTLF
- a CDS encoding HNH endonuclease is translated as MLDDHQHADFRTQFVREPVALRHFPALVLNADYRPLSYYPLSLWPWQEAIKAVFLDRVSIIAEYDEFVHSQRQAFRIPSVVVLKDYIKPQKRVAFTRFNLFLRDGFECQYCGSKGDLTFDHVVPRSRGGVTSWENVVAACSPCNLRKANRSLRHCGLNLRRPPQQPSSEDMHKMGRRFPPNHLHETWMDFLYWDAELES
- a CDS encoding alpha/beta hydrolase; protein product: MPRELQSERKGPENATRAVVFLHGYGADGADLLSLADVLGPHLPGTAFYAPDAAERSTVNPFGRQWFPIPWMDGSTEEQARASMGEAVQDVNAFLDTVLKAEGIGADRLAVIGFSQGTMMALHVVPRRSQQIACVIGFSGRLLAPELLSAEAKVKPPVLLLHGDQDPVVPFTDLAKAADGLAAAGFGVSTHVMRGTPHGISQDGLQAALEFLREHLPE
- a CDS encoding zf-TFIIB domain-containing protein; the protein is MKCPVDDETLLMTTRNGVEIDYCPKCRGVWLDRGELDKIIERSASEATPPVTLREPIREEQAAFGHAAEPRRDIPETTPRNEMGYRDRLDRFLADEQRRGGQDSFYDRGMHGRDHDDDDDYRDGYKRKHKKKRDSFLKDLFDF
- the purS gene encoding phosphoribosylformylglycinamidine synthase subunit PurS — protein: MKARVTIMLKDGVLDPQGEAIRHALGSLGHQGVNGVRQGKIIELELDETDPETARTEVTRMCEGLLANTVIEKYSVEIG
- the purC gene encoding phosphoribosylaminoimidazolesuccinocarboxamide synthase, whose amino-acid sequence is MAPRRKKIYEGKAKILYEGTEPGTLVQYFKDDATAFNAQKKATIEGKGVLNNRLSEFFMSGLTNIGVPNHFIRRINMREQLIRQVEIIPLEVIVRNFAAGSLSKRLGLEEGTQLPRPIVEYSFKNDELGDPMVSEEYVIAFGWASQQDLDDIVSLALRVNDFLSGVFFGVGIKLIDFKIEIGRIWDGDFMRLIVADEISPDSCRLWDVKTGQKLDKDVFRRDLGNLTDAYTEVARRLGLMPANATPMNKPTLIN